The following DNA comes from Terriglobales bacterium.
GGCGGCAAGAGTGGATGCATTGAAGTAAGCCGCGAGCAGTCAGCGGTCAGCCATCGGCGGGCGTGAAGCCCGCCGTTTCATTTTCCTCACGCTGAGCGCCGCATTCCCTTCCCTATCATCTTCCGCAGACAACGAATCCATTTGTAGCGGCCTCTAATCTAAAGATAAGACAAATCATTCCAACGGAGGTGAGTTCATGGCGCAAGTATTGCCCGCTTTGCCGTACGACTACGCCGCCCTCGAGCCGAACATCGATCGCGACACCATGCAGATCCATCACACGCGACACCACGCCGGCTACGTGGAGAAGTTGAACGCCGCGTTCGAGCGGTTTCCCGAGCTGCACAGCCGAAAACTCGAAGAAGTGCTCAGCCACCTGGAGACGGTGCCGGAAGAGATCCGCACCGCGGTAAGGAACCACGGTGGAGGACATCTGAACCACAGCCTGTTCTGGCCCAGCATGACACCGGAGCGGAGCGGACTGACGGCGGGGCCCCTGGAACAAGCCCTGCGTGGAGCCTTTGGAGCCGTGCCGGACTTCAAAACGAAGTTTGTGAGTGCCGGCCTGAATCACTTCGGCAGCGGCTGGGTGTGGCTGGTGCTGGACGGCAAAGGCAAGCTGGCCATCACCACCACCGCCAATCAGGACAACCCGGTGATGTTCGGCCAAGTGCCTCTGCTGGGCAACGACCTGTGGGAGCATGCGTACTACCTGAAGTATCAGAACCGGCGCGGGGCTTACCTCGAAGCGTGGTTCGAGGTCGTGAACTGGAGCGAGGTGGAGCGGCGATTCAATCTGCGCACCAGCGAGCTCAAGCAGGCCGTCGCCTAGACAGTCCTCCGTTTCGCAGATCTTCAACCGGCAGGTGAGCAGCCTGCCGGTTTCGTTTTTCGCGTCTCAGGTGTCAGGTCTCGGGGGTACACCCTAATCGCCCAGCTCCATCCCGAAATGTTCGCGCAGCAGTGCCGGGTAGTCCTCCTCCCGGATAGGCTGTTCCGTGCGCCTGCCGTCCGCAGTCACAATCAGCTTGAGATCGGAGATGGTGACGCGGCCGGCCGGAGTGGCCCGGCTGCAGATGCGGCGACGCGTGAAGGGCGAGTCCGGCGAAGTCTGCATGTAGTCGCAAGGACCGGAGAAGTGCTCCATGGGGCGCGGCTCGAGCGGGAAGCGATAGCGCGGCTGCCAGGGGCCATCGCTTTCGCGCATTTCGTAGAGCATCCCGCTGCCCAGCGGCGAGAGGCGGAAACGACGGCCGTCCGCGAATGACGCATCCGCCTGTTCTTCAGTCGTATCCATGCGCAGGGGGTCGCGGAAGGAATCTCCGAAACCGACGTCTGCCAGCCAGGGTACCGCCGAGCCGGGGCAATGGACCCGCAACGCCATATGGCCGGAAGGGATGCCATACTGGCCGTCGTCGCGGGCGACGCTGGCTCCGAGGAGGTCGACGTGGAAGCCAAGTTTGCCGAGCAGCGCCGCGAACAGCCCGTTGAGCTCGAAGCAAAAGCCGCCACGACGGCGGGTTACGATCTTCTGAAACAGTCCCTCCACATCGAGACGCAGCGGGCGGCCGAGCGGAATATCCAGGTTCTCGAAGGGCACGGCCATCAGGTGTGCCCCCTGAATCGCGCGCAGCGTCTCCGGAGTGGGCTCAAGCGAGCCGTCATGGCCGATGCGAGCGAGATAGGCACCAACGTCCACAGGTGCCTCGATTCTAGATGATGGGGCCGCGCCGCGCGGGCTCGCTCGGTATGACAATCTGAAACCTAGACCGGCAATTCTTCCTGCTGCCAGGCGGGCTCGGTGGGGCGCGGTGGGGCGGCGAGTTCGAGGACCAGTTGCTCGAGCACCAGACGCTTATTGGGCGGCGAGGAGCGCAGGGCAAGGTCGGCGCGGGCCACCAGGCGCAGGGC
Coding sequences within:
- a CDS encoding arylamine N-acetyltransferase translates to MDVGAYLARIGHDGSLEPTPETLRAIQGAHLMAVPFENLDIPLGRPLRLDVEGLFQKIVTRRRGGFCFELNGLFAALLGKLGFHVDLLGASVARDDGQYGIPSGHMALRVHCPGSAVPWLADVGFGDSFRDPLRMDTTEEQADASFADGRRFRLSPLGSGMLYEMRESDGPWQPRYRFPLEPRPMEHFSGPCDYMQTSPDSPFTRRRICSRATPAGRVTISDLKLIVTADGRRTEQPIREEDYPALLREHFGMELGD
- a CDS encoding superoxide dismutase, which produces MAQVLPALPYDYAALEPNIDRDTMQIHHTRHHAGYVEKLNAAFERFPELHSRKLEEVLSHLETVPEEIRTAVRNHGGGHLNHSLFWPSMTPERSGLTAGPLEQALRGAFGAVPDFKTKFVSAGLNHFGSGWVWLVLDGKGKLAITTTANQDNPVMFGQVPLLGNDLWEHAYYLKYQNRRGAYLEAWFEVVNWSEVERRFNLRTSELKQAVA